One uncultured Draconibacterium sp. genomic window, GCCATGCTTACAGGAAGCGTCCATAATGCAAAAAGTGTTGGGAGAACAGGAGTTTAAAAAGTGGCTCAAAAAATTTCTGCCAAAATTTGAAAAAAATCCGGAAACATTTCTGGAAATTGCCGTTGTAACCGATCGTAGCGATGGCAAACTCGCCCATCTGGACGGCCTAAACTTTAGCCGTGCCTGGTGCTTGTACGAAATGGGATACGCACTTCAGAATTCAAAAATGATCGAGTTGGCTGACAAACATTTTCATTACAGCTACGATAAAATGGATTCGGGAGAATATGCCGGAGCACACTGGTTGGCTTCGTTTGCTGTTTATGCGTTGGAAAAAAGTATGGATGCTGACAATTAAAACCAGACCAAAATGGATTGAAAATCTTTAGCTTTAACAAAGCAAATGAAATTCACAAGTAAAACCACAAAGACTCAAAGAAGTCTCAATATACAATTTCTTACACTTTGTGGCTTAGTGTTCTTTGTGGTAAGTCGTATTGATAAATTTATAGAAACTAAAGTAGCTACATTAAAATGCAGGGTTTTTAACATTAACTAAAAAACAAATAATAAAAAACCAGAAGTATAAGGTCTTCTAAATTTCTTATTCATTATTTCTTATTGATTTCAGAAAAATTAAAAATATGAGTTTTTACAAATATATATATATACTTTTTTTTATTTTAGGCTGCTTAAAGATTCATGCGCAAAATCACAACTCCCGTTTTGAAAGTATTGACGTACAACATTACAAATTTGAGATTCATTTAAACGATACAACAAATCGGATTGAAGGTACAAGTAAAGTCACGGTAAAATTTTTAAAACCCGCTGAGAATGTAATATTTGATTTTGTACATACAGATGATCAAAATAAAGGAATGTCAGTTGAATCTGTAAAACTTGAAAATCAACCCTTAAAATTTAGTCACAATAATAATTTGCTCAACATTGAACTACAGAAAGCGGCACAAAAAAACGAAATACTAAACTTTACCGTTGAATACGCAGGTGTTCCGGCAGATGGTTTGGTAATTTCGAAAAACAAATACGATAAGCGAACTTTTTTTGGCGATAACTGGCCCGACCGTGCCAATAACTGGTTGCCTTGCGTCGATCATCCTTCGGACAAAGCAACACTCGAATTTTTGGTTTACGCACCTGATCATTATGAAGTAATTTCGAATGGTCTTCTGGTTGAGAAAAAAACACTTGAAAAAAATGTCGAATTTACCCACTGGAAAGAAGATATGCCTTTGTCGACTAAACTTATGGTAATTGGTGTTGCTGATTTTGCAATTGGAAATAAAATCACGTACAAAAACATTCCTGTGAGTTCGTGGGTATTTCAAGAGAATGCAGAACAAGGTTTTAGCAACTACAAATATGGCACCGAAGCACTCTCCTACTTTTCTGAATTAATTGGCCCCTACTCGTACGAAAAGTTGGCGCATGTGCAATCAAAAACGCGTTATGGAGGAATGGAAAATGCCAGTTGCATCTTTTATTCCGAAAACTCTGCAACGGCTGAAACAAGCCAGGAACGTTTATTCGCGCATGAAGTGGCTCACCAATGGTTTGGCAATTCGGTTACTGAACAAAACTGGCATCATGTATGGCTTAGCGAAGGATTTGCCACCTATCTTACCCACGTTTACATGCAACATTTTTATGGCGACAATCTGTTTAAAGAAAGGATGAATGACGACCGTGATCGAGTGATTTCCTATTCAAAACGAAATCTGGCACCAATAATTGATACAACAGTTACGGAATATATTCGTTTATTAAATGCCAATTCGTATCAAAAGGCAAGTTGGGTTTTGCACATGTTGCGCCACAAACTGGGCGATGAAATTTTCTTTAATGGGCTTCGAAAGTATTATGCTGATTTCCAAAATGTAACAGCATTAACAAAGGATTTTCAGAATGTAATGGAAAGCGTTTCAGGTGAAGATTTGGATAAATTTTTCAAACAGTGGCTTTGGCAGGCTGGACATCCTGTTTTGAATGTGAATTGGGAACAGGTTAAAGAAAATTTCCATCTAACGATTCAGCAAAATCAGACCGATTATTTGTTTCAATTCCCGATTGATATTGAATTGTTCTATGAAGATGGAACTACCGAAATGAAAATTTTACGAATTGATAAACGAAAATTAAGTCTATCGGTACCTGTAAAAAACAAAGTCAAGAAATTGATCATTGATCCGGAGGTAAAACTTCTATTTGAGATTGGCGAATAATAATATTACGCGATTACATTTACCAACCGGATTCTGAAACTAGTTCAGGATGACGTGTAAAAAACATTTAAGATTTCAAGGAAACACGATTAGAGATAAAAGTGAGTGTAATGCGCTACCTATTTCGCTTCTCTCCTGTCTATAACTTTCATGAAAAGAAAGATAATATGATGGCGATAAAGAATCCGGGATAAGATTAAATTGCAAAAAAAAAGCCCCGACTAAAAAGTCGGAGCTCATTATGTATTTCACCTAAAAATAATACAGTCTTCTTACTTTACTTTTTCAACGATTGCTTTGAACGCTTCAGGTTGGTTCATGGCTAAATCAGCCAAAACTTTCCTGTTGATTTCAATCTCGTTCTTTTTCAACAATCCCATGAATTGTGAATACGACATTCCTTCCAATCGAGCGGCAGCGTTAATACGCTGAATCCACAATCCACGGAATGTTCTTTTCTTTGCTTTTCTATCGCGGTATGCATAGCCCTGCCCTTTTTCATAGGAGTTCTTTGCAACTGTCCACACATTTTTACGCGCTCCGTAGTAACCTTTAGTTTTTTTAAGCAG contains:
- a CDS encoding M1 family metallopeptidase, whose protein sequence is MSFYKYIYILFFILGCLKIHAQNHNSRFESIDVQHYKFEIHLNDTTNRIEGTSKVTVKFLKPAENVIFDFVHTDDQNKGMSVESVKLENQPLKFSHNNNLLNIELQKAAQKNEILNFTVEYAGVPADGLVISKNKYDKRTFFGDNWPDRANNWLPCVDHPSDKATLEFLVYAPDHYEVISNGLLVEKKTLEKNVEFTHWKEDMPLSTKLMVIGVADFAIGNKITYKNIPVSSWVFQENAEQGFSNYKYGTEALSYFSELIGPYSYEKLAHVQSKTRYGGMENASCIFYSENSATAETSQERLFAHEVAHQWFGNSVTEQNWHHVWLSEGFATYLTHVYMQHFYGDNLFKERMNDDRDRVISYSKRNLAPIIDTTVTEYIRLLNANSYQKASWVLHMLRHKLGDEIFFNGLRKYYADFQNVTALTKDFQNVMESVSGEDLDKFFKQWLWQAGHPVLNVNWEQVKENFHLTIQQNQTDYLFQFPIDIELFYEDGTTEMKILRIDKRKLSLSVPVKNKVKKLIIDPEVKLLFEIGE
- the rplT gene encoding 50S ribosomal protein L20, translating into MPRSVNHVASRARRKKLLKKTKGYYGARKNVWTVAKNSYEKGQGYAYRDRKAKKRTFRGLWIQRINAAARLEGMSYSQFMGLLKKNEIEINRKVLADLAMNQPEAFKAIVEKVK